One Lysinibacillus fusiformis genomic window carries:
- a CDS encoding peptide chain release factor 3 yields the protein MTSNLEKDILARRTFAIISHPDAGKTTITEKLLLFGGAIRDAGTVKGKKSGKFATSDWMEIEKQRGISVTSSVMQFDYNGSRVNILDTPGHQDFSEDTYRTLMAVDSAVMVVDAAKGIEAQTLKLFKVCKMRGIPIFTFINKLDRQGKEPLELIEELEEVLGIHAYPMNWPIGMGKEFLGIYDRYNKRIEQFRTEEGERFLPIDEEGALAVDHPMKVTSYYAQAMDDIMLLDEAGNEYSEEKIRRGELTPVFFGSALTNFGVQTFLETYLQFAPTPQPRITEDEQFIDPVEYGDFSGFIFKIQANMNPAHRDRIAFVRIVSGKFERGMNMTLSRTGKSFKVTQSTQFLADDRETVDEAVAGDIIGLYDTGTYQIGDTVVGGKKTFQFEKLPQFTPELFVRVTAKNVMKSKQFHKGILQLVQEGAIQYYKTLHTEEVILGAVGQLQFEVFEHRMKNEYNVEVKMEPIGSKIARWIENEDDVKESMSSGRSMLVKDRFDNYVFLFENEFAMRWFADKNEHIKLYSLL from the coding sequence ATGACTTCAAATTTAGAAAAAGATATATTAGCACGACGTACATTCGCCATCATCAGTCACCCTGATGCTGGGAAAACGACGATTACAGAAAAGCTTTTACTATTTGGTGGTGCGATTCGTGACGCTGGGACAGTAAAAGGGAAAAAATCAGGAAAGTTCGCAACATCTGACTGGATGGAAATCGAAAAGCAACGTGGGATTTCAGTAACATCTTCAGTCATGCAATTCGATTATAATGGTTCACGTGTGAATATTTTAGACACACCAGGGCACCAAGATTTCTCTGAGGATACGTATCGTACTTTAATGGCAGTGGACAGTGCTGTCATGGTTGTGGATGCAGCAAAAGGGATTGAGGCTCAAACATTAAAACTATTCAAAGTTTGTAAAATGCGAGGTATCCCTATTTTTACCTTTATCAATAAGTTAGACCGTCAAGGTAAGGAGCCACTTGAGCTGATTGAGGAGCTTGAAGAGGTACTTGGCATTCACGCTTACCCTATGAACTGGCCAATTGGTATGGGGAAAGAATTTCTCGGTATATATGACCGTTATAATAAGCGTATCGAGCAGTTCCGTACAGAAGAGGGAGAACGATTCCTACCAATCGATGAGGAAGGCGCTCTAGCTGTGGATCACCCGATGAAAGTCACTTCATATTACGCTCAAGCGATGGATGATATCATGCTACTTGATGAAGCGGGTAATGAATATTCAGAAGAAAAAATTCGACGTGGAGAATTAACACCTGTATTCTTTGGTTCAGCCTTAACAAACTTCGGGGTACAAACTTTCCTTGAAACGTATTTGCAGTTTGCACCAACACCACAACCGCGTATCACTGAGGATGAGCAATTTATTGATCCAGTGGAGTATGGGGATTTTTCGGGCTTCATTTTCAAAATTCAAGCCAATATGAATCCTGCACACCGTGACCGCATTGCCTTCGTACGTATCGTATCTGGTAAGTTTGAGCGTGGTATGAATATGACCTTGTCGCGTACTGGTAAATCTTTCAAAGTGACGCAGTCTACACAATTCTTAGCGGATGATCGTGAAACAGTTGACGAAGCAGTAGCGGGAGATATCATTGGTTTGTATGATACAGGTACGTATCAAATTGGTGATACAGTCGTAGGTGGTAAGAAAACATTCCAATTTGAAAAATTACCACAGTTCACACCAGAGTTATTTGTCCGTGTGACGGCGAAAAATGTCATGAAATCGAAACAGTTCCATAAAGGAATTCTACAATTAGTGCAAGAAGGTGCGATTCAATACTATAAAACGTTGCATACAGAAGAAGTTATTCTTGGTGCAGTCGGTCAATTACAATTTGAGGTATTTGAGCACCGCATGAAAAACGAATATAATGTTGAAGTAAAAATGGAGCCGATTGGTTCTAAAATTGCACGCTGGATTGAAAACGAGGACGATGTCAAAGAATCAATGTCTTCAGGTCGTTCTATGCTAGTAAAAGATCGCTTTGACAATTATGTATTCTTATTTGAAAATGAATTTGCTATGCGCTGGTTCGCTGATAAAAACGAACACATAAAATTGTATAGTCTATTGTAA
- a CDS encoding efflux RND transporter permease subunit: MNISDFSIKRPVFTIVTMLLVIILGGVSLLKIPITLIPELNPPIGVVVTSYPGASPAEVNEKITKPLETTLATLPGIKKIQSTSQEGSNLIVLEFNWSTNIEEVQLDILQRIDMTPLPHDAEKPSFLKFDPSQFPIIQLSLRAENDKIDVRVLADALEKELRRTEGVASVNVSGKLVEEVQVTLDEAKLKERGLTQADIIQIIQMNNISLPGEPVSTADGKMLTTRIISTLTSPETIADLIVSVNPLDGQSLTVGDVATVKRTEQKSITETRANNHPAVLMSVLQESGANTAEVSKAFQQALEDLLEREQYSGVVADVLVDQGNYVDAAISNISTSLLVGGLFAMLVLFVFLRGLKSPIIIGIAIPYSVIVTFVLMFFANFSLNIMTLGALALGIGMLVDNAIVVIENIERHLGLGKGPIEAARQGTKEVALAITASTLTTVAVFIPVMFIEGLIGQIFTEFALTISFSLIASLTVALTVVPMLASRFLKTKIENINESRKESRFYKRYKASVVWVLHHRILVLVTTIFLFAISLFGLMKIGTEFLPATDEGFASVNVNLKKGAAVSETEKVVAKIEKRLKEEQDVDVYVSLIGGTQQSQSRGQTSANQAEMYVKLVPLANRQRSIFEFVEEVEQDLKTELGAQADITFNVSTTSGSSPNTLTFRLTDSNEQRLHASVEKVQQELLKIESVTNVMTDLDDTIQEIQIEVDREKAKDYGFLPAQIAQTVNHMTKGQFTSQMIAEDGAVLAIYTGFGQAFNDSVESLKAMQLRSPAGLFVKLEDIATVSVQEGPVSIRRSDQAAAVAFFVDYETKESLGSISNKVDAALEKASLPSETQIIFSGDRELYDSAIDDMLLAVALAVVLVYIVMAAQFESFKYPFVIMFTVPLMIIGVAIAMFATNTLIGVTSVIGILVLVGIVVNNGIVLVDYINQQKDKGMAPYEAILHATVDRLRPILMTALTTILGLLPLAFGIGEGAEMNQPMGIAVIGGLVTSTLLTLYIVPIVYSLIDKETRKMQ; this comes from the coding sequence ATGAATATTAGTGATTTTTCGATTAAAAGGCCAGTTTTCACCATCGTTACGATGTTGCTCGTCATTATTTTGGGTGGCGTATCTTTACTTAAAATACCTATAACACTAATTCCTGAGTTAAACCCACCTATTGGCGTCGTTGTCACAAGTTATCCAGGCGCAAGTCCAGCAGAGGTGAACGAGAAAATAACGAAGCCATTAGAAACAACATTGGCTACCTTACCAGGAATAAAAAAAATTCAGTCTACCTCACAGGAAGGATCAAATTTAATTGTTCTTGAGTTTAATTGGTCAACAAATATCGAGGAGGTTCAGCTAGATATTCTGCAACGTATCGATATGACACCACTACCGCATGATGCGGAGAAACCGAGCTTTCTAAAATTTGATCCATCGCAATTTCCAATAATCCAGCTTTCTTTACGTGCTGAAAATGACAAGATAGACGTACGTGTATTAGCGGATGCTTTGGAAAAGGAACTTCGTCGTACGGAAGGTGTTGCCAGTGTTAATGTGTCAGGTAAGCTAGTAGAAGAAGTCCAAGTGACATTGGATGAAGCTAAATTGAAGGAAAGAGGCTTAACTCAAGCAGATATTATACAAATCATTCAAATGAATAATATTTCACTTCCAGGTGAACCGGTGTCAACTGCTGATGGAAAGATGCTGACGACACGAATTATTAGTACGTTAACATCACCAGAAACTATCGCTGATTTAATCGTCTCGGTGAATCCACTAGATGGTCAATCATTAACAGTAGGGGATGTCGCTACCGTTAAACGTACGGAACAAAAATCTATAACAGAAACACGCGCTAATAATCATCCAGCTGTATTAATGTCTGTTCTACAAGAATCAGGAGCCAACACTGCTGAAGTGTCAAAAGCCTTTCAACAGGCCTTAGAAGACCTACTCGAGAGAGAGCAATATAGTGGTGTAGTAGCGGATGTGTTAGTGGACCAAGGTAATTACGTGGATGCAGCAATTAGTAATATTAGTACTTCACTACTTGTGGGTGGCTTATTTGCAATGCTTGTTTTGTTTGTCTTTTTACGTGGTTTGAAAAGTCCAATTATTATTGGGATTGCGATTCCCTATTCGGTAATCGTCACATTTGTTTTAATGTTTTTTGCCAATTTCTCTCTTAATATTATGACGTTAGGAGCATTAGCACTCGGAATTGGGATGTTGGTTGATAATGCCATCGTCGTGATTGAAAATATTGAACGTCATTTAGGTCTTGGCAAAGGGCCAATAGAGGCAGCTAGACAAGGAACGAAGGAAGTGGCTTTAGCTATAACTGCGTCTACATTAACAACAGTAGCTGTCTTCATTCCAGTTATGTTCATTGAAGGCTTAATTGGGCAGATTTTTACGGAATTTGCATTGACAATTTCCTTTAGCTTAATTGCCTCATTGACGGTTGCACTAACGGTCGTACCGATGCTGGCAAGTCGTTTTTTAAAAACGAAAATCGAAAATATCAATGAGAGTCGTAAAGAATCACGATTTTATAAGCGTTACAAGGCATCCGTTGTATGGGTATTGCATCATCGAATACTGGTACTCGTGACGACAATTTTTCTTTTCGCGATTTCCTTGTTTGGTTTAATGAAAATCGGTACCGAGTTTTTACCAGCAACAGATGAAGGTTTCGCATCTGTGAATGTGAATCTTAAAAAGGGGGCCGCAGTGTCCGAAACAGAAAAGGTTGTTGCTAAAATCGAGAAACGCTTGAAAGAAGAGCAAGATGTTGATGTCTACGTTAGCTTAATTGGTGGTACGCAACAATCGCAATCCCGAGGACAGACAAGTGCCAATCAAGCAGAAATGTATGTGAAGCTGGTGCCACTTGCAAATCGACAACGGTCAATTTTTGAATTTGTTGAAGAGGTCGAACAAGATTTAAAAACAGAACTAGGCGCACAAGCTGATATCACCTTCAATGTATCAACAACTTCAGGCTCATCACCGAATACATTAACATTCCGTTTAACGGATTCAAATGAGCAGCGTCTTCATGCATCGGTTGAAAAAGTACAGCAGGAGTTATTGAAAATTGAGTCAGTCACGAATGTTATGACTGATTTAGATGATACGATACAAGAAATTCAGATTGAAGTTGATCGTGAGAAGGCAAAGGATTATGGCTTCTTACCTGCACAAATTGCCCAAACAGTTAATCACATGACAAAAGGTCAATTTACGTCACAAATGATTGCAGAGGATGGAGCAGTATTAGCAATCTATACAGGCTTTGGACAGGCTTTTAATGACAGTGTCGAATCATTAAAGGCGATGCAACTTCGTTCACCTGCGGGGCTATTTGTCAAACTAGAGGATATTGCAACTGTTTCTGTGCAGGAAGGACCAGTATCCATCCGGCGCTCCGACCAAGCGGCAGCGGTAGCATTTTTTGTTGACTATGAAACGAAGGAGTCACTTGGAAGCATTTCAAATAAGGTTGATGCAGCTCTTGAAAAAGCTAGTTTACCTTCTGAAACTCAAATTATCTTTAGTGGTGATCGAGAGCTTTATGACAGTGCCATCGATGATATGCTGTTAGCTGTTGCACTTGCTGTAGTGCTTGTATATATTGTTATGGCTGCGCAGTTTGAATCTTTTAAATATCCGTTCGTTATCATGTTTACTGTGCCACTGATGATTATTGGTGTTGCAATTGCGATGTTTGCTACGAACACGTTAATCGGTGTGACATCTGTTATAGGTATCTTAGTACTTGTAGGCATCGTCGTGAATAACGGTATTGTACTTGTAGACTATATCAACCAGCAAAAGGACAAGGGAATGGCACCTTATGAGGCGATTTTACATGCCACAGTGGATCGCCTTCGTCCAATTTTAATGACTGCACTTACAACGATTCTAGGGTTACTACCACTTGCTTTTGGCATTGGTGAAGGAGCAGAGATGAATCAGCCAATGGGGATTGCCGTTATTGGTGGCCTTGTGACATCCACTTTACTGACATTATACATTGTGCCGATTGTTTATAGCTTAATCGATAAAGAAACAAGGAAAATGCAGTAA
- a CDS encoding SDR family oxidoreductase: MGVHFFTGFPGFISSQLIRELFEKNKAQEVIAIVLTGELRKADIEKNNILAEFPNCSIQIVEGDITLPNIGLGNQIMQEILPQIEVIWHLAAIYDLAVPRDIAWKVNVHGTAMVNDFVRTLPNLKRYMYFSTAYVAGSREGILRENELIRPRAFKNYYEETKYEAEHRVEDLKSEVPLTIIRPGIVRGHSETGETIKFDGPYFFLNMVDKLKCLPFIPYIGDSNSTINVVPIDYILKASIFIMDEKSAEGKTLHLTDPNPHPVQEVYRTMVKLLTNHYPKGRLPLVFAKKSLQVPFVRKKLGVEQETLDYLTWNAIFDTTEAVTILQKGGITCPDFIQTMPMMVNFYLAHKEDENYQIQIK; the protein is encoded by the coding sequence ATGGGTGTTCATTTTTTTACAGGATTTCCAGGGTTCATCTCGAGTCAATTAATTCGTGAGTTATTTGAAAAAAACAAAGCACAGGAAGTCATTGCTATTGTCTTAACAGGAGAGTTACGAAAGGCGGATATAGAAAAAAATAACATACTGGCGGAGTTTCCAAATTGCTCGATTCAGATTGTAGAAGGGGACATTACGCTCCCAAATATTGGACTTGGAAATCAAATCATGCAGGAAATTTTACCTCAAATTGAAGTGATTTGGCATTTAGCGGCAATTTACGATTTAGCTGTGCCACGTGATATAGCATGGAAGGTAAATGTACATGGAACCGCGATGGTCAATGATTTTGTACGTACACTACCGAATTTAAAGCGTTATATGTACTTTAGTACGGCATATGTAGCTGGTTCTCGGGAAGGGATTTTACGTGAGAATGAGCTTATTCGACCCCGTGCTTTTAAAAATTATTATGAGGAAACAAAATATGAGGCTGAACATCGTGTGGAAGATTTAAAATCGGAGGTTCCACTTACAATTATTCGCCCTGGGATTGTCCGAGGACATTCTGAAACAGGAGAAACGATTAAATTTGATGGGCCATATTTCTTTTTAAATATGGTAGATAAATTAAAATGTTTGCCGTTCATTCCATATATCGGAGATTCAAATTCAACTATAAATGTCGTACCAATAGATTATATTCTAAAGGCATCTATATTTATAATGGATGAGAAAAGTGCTGAAGGGAAAACACTTCATTTGACAGATCCTAATCCTCATCCTGTGCAGGAAGTATATCGTACGATGGTAAAACTATTGACGAATCACTATCCAAAAGGGCGCTTACCACTAGTTTTTGCAAAAAAATCGTTGCAAGTACCATTTGTTCGAAAAAAGTTAGGCGTTGAGCAAGAAACTTTAGATTATTTAACCTGGAATGCGATATTTGATACAACGGAGGCGGTTACTATTTTACAAAAAGGCGGTATAACATGCCCCGACTTTATACAGACTATGCCAATGATGGTTAATTTTTATTTAGCGCATAAAGAGGATGAAAACTATCAAATACAGATTAAATGA
- a CDS encoding TerC family protein: protein MEAILLQYGWVLIVLVVLEGLLAADNAVVMAVMVKHLPHEQQKKALFYGLFGALIFRFSALFVITVLVNYWQIQAIGAAYLLFMSAKNIYDLKKHKDEPEEEHEGQPKKKGSGFWMTVIKVEVADIAFAIDSMLAAVAIAVTLPHLGDFDIGGINGGQFTVMLLGGFIGVIMMRFAAQWFVKVLNDYPSLETAAFLIVGWVGVKLVVLTLAHKNVGVLPADFPHSTAWELTFWIVLIAIALGGYLIGVRNKKN from the coding sequence ATGGAAGCAATATTATTACAATATGGCTGGGTACTTATTGTACTAGTAGTATTAGAAGGATTATTAGCAGCAGACAACGCGGTTGTGATGGCTGTAATGGTTAAACACTTACCACATGAACAACAAAAGAAAGCATTATTTTATGGATTATTTGGCGCATTAATTTTCCGATTCTCTGCCCTATTTGTGATTACAGTGCTAGTGAATTATTGGCAAATTCAAGCGATTGGGGCAGCCTATTTGCTGTTTATGTCCGCAAAAAATATCTATGACTTGAAAAAACACAAAGATGAACCTGAGGAAGAACATGAGGGACAACCTAAGAAAAAGGGCTCTGGTTTTTGGATGACCGTTATTAAAGTAGAAGTTGCAGATATCGCTTTTGCCATTGATTCTATGTTAGCAGCGGTTGCTATAGCTGTGACATTGCCGCATTTGGGTGATTTTGATATAGGAGGCATCAATGGCGGGCAATTTACGGTCATGTTACTTGGAGGTTTTATTGGGGTTATTATGATGCGTTTTGCAGCTCAATGGTTTGTTAAAGTATTAAATGACTATCCTTCACTTGAAACGGCAGCATTTTTAATTGTTGGCTGGGTAGGTGTGAAGCTTGTTGTTTTAACATTAGCACATAAAAATGTGGGTGTTTTACCAGCAGATTTCCCACACTCAACAGCATGGGAATTAACTTTCTGGATTGTTTTAATTGCAATAGCATTAGGTGGATATTTAATAGGAGTACGAAATAAAAAAAACTAA
- a CDS encoding TrkH family potassium uptake protein: protein MPWKKSSNKLVTPFQALVSYYFIAIAISFLLLRLPGVHKAGVDVSLIDSLFTAVSAVSVTGLTTFNISATYTTFGLVMVLVILQLGAIGIMSLGTFVWLLVGKKIGMRERQLIMIDHNQYNLSGVVQLIREILKILIGIELAGAIILTAHFMNYFDTFEEALIHGVFASISATTNGGFDITGMSLQPFHNDYFVQLVTMVLIVCGAIGFPVLIEVKTFLLNRHPNFRFSLFTKITTSTYAILFVVGALVILLLESFHSFKGMPWHEAIFSAMYHSVSTRSAGLTTYDVTTFSEATDIFMSFLMFIGSSPSSVGGGIRTTTFAIAILFLITFARGREDIQVFGREIHLIDVFRSFVVILLACFMVLTATIVLLITEPHATLIQIIFEITSAFGTCGMSLGITSDLSVIGKFIIIILMFIGRVGLISFLYTLGGGGRGKKSSYHYPKERVIIG, encoded by the coding sequence GTGCCGTGGAAAAAATCATCGAATAAACTCGTAACACCATTTCAGGCACTTGTTTCATATTACTTTATAGCAATAGCGATTTCCTTCCTGTTATTACGTCTTCCTGGCGTTCATAAAGCGGGTGTGGACGTTTCACTAATAGATAGCTTATTTACAGCTGTGAGTGCTGTTAGTGTGACAGGCTTGACGACATTTAATATTTCAGCGACCTACACAACGTTTGGCCTTGTCATGGTTCTAGTTATTTTGCAGCTAGGAGCAATCGGTATTATGTCACTTGGCACCTTTGTTTGGTTGCTTGTAGGAAAAAAAATTGGTATGCGTGAGCGTCAACTGATTATGATTGACCATAATCAATACAATTTATCAGGTGTTGTCCAGCTTATTCGGGAAATTTTGAAGATCTTGATTGGTATTGAATTAGCAGGGGCTATTATCTTAACTGCTCATTTTATGAATTATTTCGATACATTTGAGGAGGCACTAATTCACGGTGTCTTTGCCTCCATTTCAGCTACTACGAACGGTGGATTTGATATTACGGGGATGAGCCTACAGCCATTTCATAATGATTATTTTGTTCAATTGGTAACGATGGTGCTGATAGTTTGTGGAGCAATCGGATTTCCAGTGTTAATTGAAGTGAAAACATTTTTACTCAATAGACACCCAAATTTCAGATTTAGCCTATTTACAAAAATTACAACATCCACATATGCGATTTTATTTGTTGTAGGTGCACTTGTTATTTTATTGCTTGAGTCATTCCACTCCTTTAAGGGAATGCCTTGGCATGAGGCTATTTTTTCAGCAATGTATCATTCTGTTTCGACTCGTTCGGCAGGACTTACAACGTATGATGTAACAACCTTTAGTGAGGCCACGGATATATTTATGAGTTTTTTGATGTTCATTGGTTCTTCTCCAAGCTCAGTAGGAGGCGGGATACGAACGACGACTTTTGCCATCGCTATTTTATTCTTAATCACGTTTGCAAGAGGAAGAGAGGATATTCAAGTATTTGGACGTGAAATCCATCTAATTGATGTATTCCGCTCGTTTGTCGTTATTTTATTGGCGTGTTTTATGGTGTTGACTGCCACAATTGTTTTATTGATTACGGAGCCACATGCAACACTCATTCAAATTATCTTTGAAATTACATCGGCGTTCGGAACATGTGGGATGTCCTTAGGGATCACCTCAGATTTATCGGTGATCGGTAAATTTATTATTATTATATTAATGTTTATTGGTCGAGTTGGTTTAATATCCTTCCTTTATACACTCGGTGGTGGTGGAAGAGGAAAAAAATCAAGTTATCACTATCCAAAGGAAAGAGTAATAATAGGGTAA
- a CDS encoding tyrosine-type recombinase/integrase — translation MILWLTSIKEETIGSIELNTMTLVSKRITHAVMMLEAGVYIKTVSTRLGHKSIDITANTYLHMTAEHERNALKKFEEYLKK, via the coding sequence GTGATATTATGGCTTACTTCCATAAAAGAGGAAACCATTGGGAGTATCGAGTTAAATACAATGACGCTGGTAAGCAAAAGGATTACTCATGCTGTTATGATGTTAGAAGCTGGTGTATATATAAAAACGGTTAGTACAAGATTAGGTCATAAAAGTATAGATATTACAGCAAATACTTATTTACACATGACAGCAGAACATGAAAGAAATGCCCTCAAAAAATTTGAAGAATATCTCAAAAAATGA
- a CDS encoding VanZ family protein, which produces MAFVGFEFICIALYYFCYYRKQKLEEKPLIHIKKLIWIALFIGYLALVLNLTIISRGSSHHMEMNLHLFSGYVEAWNSYSYRKLQPSIYNILMLIPMGILLPILSRKLTTFKWLIIVILSFTLFIETCQLFTGAGIFELDDLFNNTVGGVIGYQFYRLYTSIIQHKKVRMKSLIGSLSIPLLMVFLFVGITIAYSKQEFGNLSINSYYKWDMKDVHMTTSMQLNSVPTMAPVYKKVNHSDEVEGLLHRKLGLSALNTTAKEGDREILLEDKSGSQYTLFLSTHGNWNLTENNYTHQQAALTKQGPLRQKAMVIMDNLDILPQKADLITEEGDQFQWSLSDTPHINKDYWSGDLSLGLKKDGSIYSVSYELQEHHFIREMDILSPKDVYERIKKGEFPLIKRNAILTPDMLVIKKGDKLEVTGMELTFMYDTKEFYQPVYRVSGIFNGDSNWYTLIQAQRN; this is translated from the coding sequence ATGGCATTTGTTGGATTCGAATTCATATGCATTGCTCTTTATTATTTTTGCTATTATAGAAAGCAAAAATTAGAGGAAAAACCTCTAATTCATATTAAGAAACTTATTTGGATCGCTCTATTCATCGGATATCTTGCTTTAGTCCTTAATCTAACAATTATCAGTCGGGGTAGCTCACATCATATGGAGATGAATCTTCATTTGTTTAGTGGCTATGTTGAAGCGTGGAATAGCTATTCTTATAGAAAACTTCAGCCCAGCATTTATAATATACTTATGCTTATCCCAATGGGAATTTTACTTCCTATTCTTAGTCGGAAGCTTACAACATTTAAATGGCTTATAATTGTTATTTTAAGTTTTACACTATTTATCGAAACCTGCCAGTTATTTACTGGCGCAGGCATTTTTGAGCTTGATGATTTATTTAATAATACGGTGGGGGGAGTAATTGGATACCAATTCTATAGACTATACACATCTATTATTCAGCACAAAAAAGTTCGCATGAAAAGTCTGATAGGAAGCTTATCCATACCTCTGCTCATGGTTTTCCTTTTTGTAGGTATAACTATTGCTTATTCTAAGCAGGAGTTCGGAAATCTGTCGATCAATTCATATTATAAATGGGATATGAAAGACGTACATATGACAACATCCATGCAGCTAAATTCAGTACCCACAATGGCGCCAGTATACAAGAAAGTAAACCATTCGGATGAAGTGGAGGGATTATTGCATCGGAAGTTAGGGTTATCTGCGTTGAATACCACAGCTAAGGAAGGAGACCGTGAGATTCTATTGGAAGATAAATCAGGGTCTCAATATACTTTATTTCTATCGACACATGGAAATTGGAACTTAACCGAGAACAATTATACACATCAGCAAGCTGCATTGACGAAACAAGGGCCATTGCGTCAAAAGGCAATGGTTATAATGGATAATCTAGACATACTTCCTCAAAAGGCTGATCTGATAACAGAAGAAGGAGACCAGTTTCAGTGGTCACTCTCAGATACACCCCATATAAATAAAGATTATTGGTCTGGGGATCTATCACTTGGTTTAAAAAAAGATGGCAGTATTTACTCGGTGTCATATGAGCTTCAGGAACATCACTTTATACGGGAAATGGATATCTTATCTCCTAAAGATGTGTATGAACGTATAAAGAAAGGGGAATTTCCGCTAATAAAAAGGAATGCAATTTTAACCCCTGATATGCTGGTTATAAAAAAGGGAGATAAGCTAGAAGTAACCGGGATGGAGCTTACATTCATGTATGACACAAAGGAATTCTATCAGCCTGTATATAGAGTGAGTGGAATATTTAATGGGGACTCAAATTGGTATACATTAATTCAGGCACAGCGAAACTAG